A stretch of the Archangium violaceum genome encodes the following:
- a CDS encoding methyl-accepting chemotaxis protein, which translates to MFSKMTLGQQFTLTFILMVVLLGAFITRTTQRTNNFTTSVADVKRSNEALNGLERIVAQVNGTETAHRGYFFTGNASYLAPYAQAEVQLEKELTQVREHISDNPEQLKRLEALRSLVGRVMTHLRYSAELRRTQSAESALATLDTTEATQQRESLRQLVTEMHRAEEEVLATREESLATDSRMFSWSFGVGAVMIMCISLILSSIVGNNLKQKLNTAIAQVQGSSAELQTAASQQATGAREQASATTEISTTVKELLSTSRQIASSAQQVARVADETAGAAGTGNATVQQAQEAIDTVRRQVDAIVNHMLDLGKRSQEIGGILDIINELAEQTNILAINATIESAGAGEHGKRFAVVAEEIRKLADRVGGATKDIRVLIDEIRAASNTTIMATEDGSKAVQSSAQQFNDVAGNFRRIAELVRANLDVAREIELSTQQQTTAVEQVNTAILEVAQTARQAEGSSTQTLQTATRLIELSKQLSGIMDPRASA; encoded by the coding sequence ATGTTCTCGAAAATGACGCTGGGACAACAGTTCACACTCACGTTCATCCTGATGGTGGTGTTGCTCGGGGCCTTCATCACCCGGACCACCCAGCGCACCAACAACTTCACGACCTCCGTCGCCGACGTGAAGCGGAGCAATGAGGCCCTCAACGGGCTCGAGCGCATCGTCGCCCAGGTCAACGGCACGGAGACGGCGCACCGCGGGTACTTCTTCACCGGCAACGCGTCCTACCTCGCGCCCTATGCCCAGGCCGAGGTCCAGCTCGAGAAGGAGCTCACCCAGGTGCGAGAGCACATCTCCGACAACCCCGAGCAGCTCAAGCGCCTGGAGGCGCTGCGCTCCCTCGTCGGGCGGGTGATGACCCACCTGCGCTACAGCGCGGAGCTCCGCCGTACCCAGAGCGCGGAGAGCGCCCTGGCCACGCTCGACACCACCGAGGCCACCCAACAGAGGGAGAGCCTGCGTCAGCTGGTGACGGAGATGCACCGGGCGGAGGAGGAGGTGCTCGCGACGCGGGAGGAATCCCTCGCGACGGACTCGCGCATGTTCAGCTGGTCCTTCGGCGTCGGCGCCGTGATGATCATGTGCATCAGCCTGATTCTCTCCAGCATCGTCGGCAACAACCTGAAGCAGAAGCTCAACACCGCCATCGCGCAGGTGCAGGGCTCCTCGGCCGAGCTCCAGACGGCGGCCTCGCAGCAGGCCACGGGCGCGCGCGAGCAGGCCTCGGCCACCACGGAGATCTCCACCACCGTCAAGGAGCTGCTGTCCACCTCGCGGCAGATCGCCTCCAGCGCGCAGCAGGTGGCCCGCGTGGCGGACGAGACCGCGGGCGCCGCCGGCACCGGCAACGCCACGGTGCAGCAGGCCCAGGAGGCCATCGACACGGTGCGCCGCCAGGTGGACGCCATCGTCAACCACATGCTGGACCTGGGCAAGCGCTCGCAGGAGATCGGCGGCATCCTCGACATCATCAACGAGCTGGCCGAGCAGACGAACATCCTCGCCATCAACGCCACCATCGAGAGCGCCGGCGCCGGTGAGCACGGCAAGCGCTTCGCCGTGGTGGCCGAGGAGATCCGCAAGCTGGCGGACCGCGTGGGGGGCGCCACCAAGGACATCCGCGTGCTCATCGATGAAATCCGCGCCGCCTCCAACACCACCATCATGGCCACCGAGGACGGCTCCAAGGCGGTGCAGAGCAGCGCGCAGCAGTTCAACGACGTGGCCGGCAACTTCCGGCGCATCGCGGAGCTGGTGCGCGCCAACCTGGACGTGGCGCGCGAAATCGAGCTGAGCACCCAGCAGCAGACGACGGCGGTGGAGCAGGTGAACACCGCCATCCTCGAGGTGGCCCAGACGGCGCGTCAGGCCGAGGGCAGCTCCACGCAGACGCTGCAGACGGCCACCCGGCTCATCGAGCTGTCCAAGCAGCTCTCCGGCATCATGGATCCACGCGCCTCCGCGTGA
- a CDS encoding DUF1579 domain-containing protein has translation MTRRSFEESRQEGGIHHRLGQLVGEWEGVTRTWFEADKLADESPWRGTIRPVLEGRFVVHEYEGTFQGKPLAGVAIYGYHLDPDRYEMAWVDNIHTGTGIMFSKGANEGRGYGVRGSYEAPSGPPWGWRTDIQQPTPDQLVITHYNVSPDGQETRAVETVYRRKK, from the coding sequence ATGACGCGCCGTTCGTTCGAGGAGTCCAGGCAGGAGGGCGGCATCCACCACCGGTTGGGTCAGCTCGTCGGGGAGTGGGAGGGCGTGACGAGGACGTGGTTCGAGGCGGACAAGCTCGCGGACGAGTCCCCCTGGCGGGGCACCATCCGCCCCGTACTGGAGGGACGGTTCGTGGTGCACGAGTACGAGGGCACGTTCCAGGGCAAGCCGCTCGCGGGAGTGGCCATCTACGGCTACCACCTCGATCCGGACCGCTACGAGATGGCCTGGGTCGACAACATCCACACCGGCACGGGCATCATGTTCTCCAAGGGCGCGAACGAGGGCCGGGGCTACGGCGTCCGGGGCAGCTATGAGGCCCCGTCCGGGCCGCCCTGGGGCTGGAGGACGGACATCCAACAGCCCACGCCGGACCAACTGGTCATCACCCACTACAACGTCTCGCCCGACGGCCAGGAGACCCGGGCGGTGGAGACGGTGTACCGGCGGAAGAAGTGA